In one window of Candidatus Margulisiibacteriota bacterium DNA:
- a CDS encoding MBL fold metallo-hydrolase, with the protein MDFIKFLGTAGARVVVSRQLRASGGIWLSLDGTNLSIDPGPGALVKALASRPKLDPTTLDGILISHKHLDHSGDVNAMIEAMTAGTFKKRGVVFAPAEAYRNDPVILKYVRKYPERLEILKEKQKYKVGSLSFTTPIKHIHHNTETYGFKFRGEKVTLSYISDTKYFPGLIRAYKADVLVVGVLRPEPSHLEHLCVEDLKKLVRGIKPKITIMTHFGMWMVGAKPWLVAEQLSRELNAKVIAAEDGMKFEL; encoded by the coding sequence TTGGACTTTATCAAATTTCTTGGGACTGCCGGGGCTCGAGTGGTGGTTTCCAGGCAGTTGCGCGCTTCCGGCGGCATCTGGCTCTCGCTTGACGGGACGAACTTATCGATCGATCCGGGACCGGGAGCTTTAGTTAAAGCCCTGGCTTCCCGGCCTAAACTTGATCCGACCACTTTGGATGGAATCCTCATTTCTCATAAGCATCTTGACCATTCCGGTGACGTTAACGCGATGATCGAGGCGATGACCGCCGGGACTTTTAAAAAGCGGGGGGTGGTTTTCGCTCCGGCGGAAGCATACCGGAACGACCCGGTCATTCTGAAATATGTTCGCAAGTATCCGGAACGGCTTGAGATCCTCAAAGAGAAGCAAAAGTATAAGGTTGGCAGTTTGTCATTTACGACCCCGATCAAACATATTCATCATAACACCGAGACATATGGCTTTAAATTTAGAGGGGAAAAGGTAACACTTTCATATATTTCCGATACCAAATATTTTCCCGGACTGATCAGGGCCTATAAAGCCGATGTATTAGTCGTTGGCGTTTTGCGGCCCGAACCGTCGCATCTGGAGCACCTTTGTGTTGAAGACCTGAAAAAGCTGGTCCGCGGGATCAAGCCGAAAATAACGATCATGACCCATTTTGGGATGTGGATGGTCGGGGCCAAGCCGTGGCTGGTCGCGGAACAGCTGAGCCGGGAGCTGAATGCCAAAGTGATCGCCGCGGAAGATGGGATGAAGTTTGAGCTTTAA
- the secD gene encoding protein translocase subunit SecD, whose product MSKNINQLRILLILGIIVAAVYVLIRFPINLGLDLQGGTRLVYEGEDTDKVKVNDDSMSGVVAVIRNRIDGLGVSEPTIQRKGQNQVIVELPGIKDPERAIALIGDTALLEFVEAEWLPGDARGASPEKVREFYGAEARIDSVKDMRDGRVESERPIVLKKTVLTGADLKGAYPSFDQYGNPVVDIEFNDKGAQLFAEVTGRSVNKPLAIILDKRIISAPNVREPIPSGRAQISGSFKAEDVRDMVIKLKAGSLPIPVNMVETRIVGPSLGRDSIDRSKIAGIIGFAFIIIFMIIYYRLPGFISIISLGIYIPLTLSILAIFHTTLTLPGIAGFLLSIGMAVDANVIIFERLKEELRLGKTIKASFAAAFDRAYTAIIDSNVTTIIGAVTLFFVGTGTIRGFAVTLTIGILVSMLTALTLTRMMLNLMVDARIVTDPNSKLLYK is encoded by the coding sequence ATGTCCAAAAATATCAACCAATTGCGAATTTTGTTGATCCTGGGAATTATCGTCGCTGCCGTTTACGTTTTAATAAGATTTCCGATCAATCTTGGCCTTGACCTGCAAGGCGGGACCCGTCTTGTTTATGAAGGTGAGGATACCGACAAGGTCAAAGTTAACGACGACTCAATGTCCGGAGTTGTAGCGGTCATTCGCAACAGGATCGATGGGCTTGGGGTCTCCGAGCCGACCATCCAGCGCAAAGGGCAGAACCAGGTCATTGTCGAGCTCCCGGGGATCAAGGACCCCGAAAGGGCGATCGCCCTGATCGGCGACACCGCTCTGCTGGAATTTGTCGAGGCGGAATGGCTTCCCGGGGATGCCCGCGGCGCTTCGCCCGAAAAGGTCAGGGAGTTTTACGGGGCCGAAGCCAGGATCGATTCGGTCAAAGATATGCGCGACGGCAGGGTGGAGAGCGAGCGGCCGATCGTCTTGAAAAAGACCGTCCTGACCGGGGCAGACCTCAAGGGGGCTTATCCTAGCTTTGACCAGTACGGCAACCCGGTGGTCGACATTGAATTTAATGATAAAGGAGCGCAGCTCTTTGCCGAAGTGACCGGCCGATCGGTCAACAAACCGCTGGCGATCATTTTGGACAAACGGATAATTTCCGCGCCGAATGTCCGCGAACCGATCCCTTCCGGCCGGGCCCAGATCTCCGGAAGTTTTAAAGCCGAAGACGTCCGTGATATGGTGATCAAGCTCAAGGCCGGATCGCTGCCAATCCCGGTGAATATGGTGGAGACCAGGATCGTTGGCCCTTCTTTGGGGAGAGATTCGATCGATCGGAGCAAGATCGCCGGGATCATCGGATTTGCTTTCATAATTATTTTTATGATCATTTATTACCGGCTTCCCGGTTTTATTTCGATCATTTCATTGGGGATATATATTCCCTTGACCTTATCGATCCTGGCTATTTTCCATACGACGCTGACTCTGCCGGGTATCGCCGGTTTTCTCCTTTCCATAGGTATGGCGGTTGACGCGAACGTGATCATTTTTGAACGGTTGAAAGAAGAGCTCCGGCTTGGTAAAACGATTAAAGCCTCTTTTGCCGCCGCGTTTGACCGCGCGTATACCGCCATCATTGACTCAAACGTTACCACGATCATCGGCGCGGTCACCCTCTTTTTTGTCGGGACAGGGACGATCCGCGGCTTTGCCGTTACCCTGACGATCGGTATTTTGGTTTCAATGCTGACCGCTCTGACCCTGACCCGCATGATGCTTAATTTGATGGTTGATGCCAGGATCGTGACCGATCCAAATTCTAAACTGCTTTATAAATGA